A genome region from Streptomyces xanthophaeus includes the following:
- a CDS encoding sigma-70 family RNA polymerase sigma factor — protein MDGNSGLTERFEEHRSHLRAVSYRMLGSLAEADDAVQEAWLRLNRSDVGDVENLGGWLTTVVSRVCLNMLRSRESRREEPMEAYPSDPAVSRADTVDPEQEALLADSVGLALLVVLDQLAPAERLAFVLHDLFAVPFDEIAPMIEKSPAATRQLASRARRRVKGAPRVPEADLTLQRRVVDAFLAATRGGNFDALVTLLHPDVVLRADQAVGPTPAPILIRGAVTVATGAMAAMQRARSTAPALVDGTVGLAMAPLGRLFLVLGFTIEDGLITEIDIVAEPERLGALELAALDV, from the coding sequence GTGGACGGGAATTCAGGGCTGACAGAACGCTTCGAAGAGCACCGCTCTCATCTGCGAGCGGTGTCCTATCGCATGCTCGGCTCGCTCGCCGAGGCCGATGACGCCGTCCAGGAGGCCTGGCTGCGCCTGAACCGGTCCGACGTCGGCGATGTCGAGAACCTCGGCGGCTGGCTGACGACGGTCGTGTCACGCGTCTGCCTGAACATGCTGCGCTCGCGTGAATCCCGGCGCGAGGAACCCATGGAGGCCTATCCCTCCGACCCCGCCGTCAGCCGTGCGGACACCGTCGACCCCGAGCAGGAAGCCCTGCTGGCCGACTCGGTCGGACTGGCGCTGCTGGTGGTGCTCGACCAGCTGGCACCGGCCGAGCGGCTCGCGTTCGTGCTGCACGACCTGTTCGCCGTGCCCTTCGACGAGATCGCCCCGATGATCGAGAAGTCCCCGGCGGCGACCCGTCAGCTCGCCAGCCGCGCCCGGCGCCGGGTCAAGGGGGCGCCGCGGGTGCCCGAGGCCGATCTGACCCTGCAGCGCCGGGTCGTGGACGCCTTCCTCGCCGCCACCCGCGGCGGGAACTTCGACGCGCTCGTCACCCTGCTCCACCCCGACGTGGTGCTCCGGGCCGACCAGGCCGTCGGACCCACCCCCGCCCCGATCCTCATCCGCGGCGCCGTCACCGTCGCCACGGGTGCGATGGCGGCGATGCAGCGGGCCCGGTCCACGGCGCCGGCCCTGGTCGACGGAACGGTCGGCCTGGCGATGGCTCCGCTGGGACGCCTGTTCCTGGTGCTCGGTTTCACGATCGAGGACGGCCTGATCACCGAGATCGACATCGTGGCGGAACCGGAGCGCCTCGGCGCGCTCGAACTCGCCGCGCTCGATGTCTGA
- a CDS encoding FadR/GntR family transcriptional regulator yields MTTEGTPGQGPGLHTHVLDTLGLAITAGEYLPGSVLRTDEIAERFDASRTVVREVVRVLESMHLVESRRRVGVIVRPTDEWNVYDPRVIRWRLAGTDRPRQLRSLTVLRSAIEPVAAGLAATLATPEQCAELTEAALGMVRTSRGHQLEGYLRHDIAFHRVVLNASGNEMFARLGDVVAEVLTGRTEHAVMFHDPDPAAVTLHVQVAEAVREGDAPRAEALTRRIAVGALEELDVLAP; encoded by the coding sequence ATGACCACCGAAGGCACTCCCGGCCAGGGGCCCGGGCTCCACACCCACGTGCTGGACACCCTCGGCCTCGCGATCACGGCGGGGGAGTACCTCCCGGGGAGCGTCCTGCGCACCGACGAGATCGCCGAACGCTTCGACGCCTCCCGCACCGTCGTACGGGAGGTCGTCCGCGTCCTGGAGTCGATGCACCTGGTCGAGTCCCGCCGCCGGGTTGGTGTCATCGTGCGCCCCACCGACGAGTGGAACGTCTACGACCCGCGCGTGATCCGCTGGCGGCTGGCCGGCACCGACCGGCCCCGGCAACTGCGGTCCCTGACCGTGCTGCGCTCCGCGATCGAGCCGGTCGCGGCCGGGCTCGCCGCGACGCTGGCCACCCCGGAGCAGTGCGCCGAACTCACCGAAGCCGCCCTCGGTATGGTCCGCACCTCGCGCGGCCACCAGCTGGAGGGCTACCTGCGGCACGACATCGCCTTCCACCGCGTCGTGCTGAACGCCTCCGGCAACGAGATGTTCGCCCGCCTCGGGGACGTCGTCGCCGAGGTCCTGACCGGCCGTACCGAGCACGCGGTGATGTTCCACGACCCCGACCCCGCCGCCGTCACCCTGCACGTCCAGGTCGCCGAGGCGGTCCGCGAGGGCGACGCGCCGCGCGCCGAGGCACTGACCCGCCGGATCGCGGTGGGCGCGCTGGAGGAACTGGACGTCCTCGCGCCCTGA
- a CDS encoding (2,3-dihydroxybenzoyl)adenylate synthase gives MASMLDGCTPWPAAFADRYRAAGHWRGDTLDDLLRDRALRYGPRTALVHGGTRITYAQLNRRVDRMAAGFRLRGLRSGQRVVVQLPNVPEFVVTVFALMRAGAVPVLCPMAHRAAEVSHLVRVGQAVGYVGPPAHRGFDLTAMAADIAAQGPFLRRVFTFEAPGESSPYGGFTVDPAGCQYYPLGSLDSPPDRPLAQSADQVAFFLVSGGATVEPALVPRTHDDYAHQVRAAAELVSLTEDDVYLAALPAGSDFAFGCPGIVGTLSVGGTVVLSEDPGAAACLSAVERERVTVTSLEPAVARRWLDLLPSVRADLSSLRLVQIGGGPLDRATAERVGPGLGCRLQQVFGTAEGVLTLTRPGDPDETVLSTQGRPLSPDDEIRVVDADGRDVPDGESGELLARGPRTLRGYYRAPGRNARSFTPDGYFRTGALARRTPDGGLVVTGRLEGFPSAP, from the coding sequence ATGGCATCCATGCTCGACGGCTGTACGCCGTGGCCCGCCGCGTTCGCCGACCGTTACCGGGCCGCCGGGCACTGGCGCGGCGACACGCTCGACGACCTGCTGCGCGACCGGGCCCTGCGGTACGGGCCGCGGACCGCGCTCGTGCACGGCGGTACCCGCATCACGTACGCGCAGCTGAACCGGCGCGTGGACCGGATGGCCGCCGGGTTCCGGCTGCGTGGCCTGCGGTCCGGGCAGCGGGTCGTCGTGCAGCTGCCGAACGTTCCCGAGTTCGTCGTCACCGTGTTCGCGCTGATGCGGGCCGGCGCGGTCCCCGTGCTCTGCCCGATGGCGCACCGCGCGGCCGAGGTGTCCCACCTCGTGCGGGTCGGCCAGGCCGTCGGCTACGTCGGTCCCCCGGCCCACCGGGGTTTCGACCTCACGGCGATGGCCGCGGACATCGCCGCCCAAGGGCCTTTCCTGCGCCGGGTGTTCACCTTCGAGGCGCCGGGCGAATCGTCCCCGTACGGCGGCTTCACCGTCGATCCGGCGGGGTGCCAGTACTACCCCCTGGGCTCCCTCGACTCCCCGCCCGACCGACCGCTCGCGCAGAGCGCGGACCAGGTGGCGTTCTTCCTCGTCTCCGGCGGTGCCACCGTGGAGCCCGCGCTCGTTCCGCGCACCCACGACGACTACGCCCACCAGGTCCGGGCCGCCGCGGAGCTGGTGTCGCTCACCGAGGACGACGTGTACCTGGCCGCGCTCCCCGCCGGGTCCGACTTCGCCTTCGGCTGCCCCGGCATCGTCGGCACCCTCTCGGTCGGCGGCACAGTCGTGCTGTCCGAGGACCCGGGGGCCGCCGCATGCCTCTCGGCCGTCGAGCGCGAGCGGGTCACCGTCACCTCGCTGGAGCCCGCCGTCGCCCGGCGCTGGCTCGACCTGCTTCCCTCGGTCCGGGCCGACCTGAGCAGTCTTCGTCTGGTGCAGATCGGCGGCGGCCCCCTGGACCGGGCGACCGCCGAACGGGTGGGTCCCGGGCTGGGCTGCCGCCTGCAGCAGGTCTTCGGCACGGCCGAGGGGGTGCTCACCCTCACCCGTCCCGGCGATCCGGACGAGACCGTACTCAGCACGCAGGGCCGCCCGCTCTCGCCCGACGACGAGATCCGCGTGGTCGACGCCGACGGCAGGGACGTGCCCGACGGGGAGAGCGGCGAGCTCCTCGCCCGTGGTCCCCGCACCCTGCGGGGCTACTACCGGGCGCCCGGCCGCAATGCGCGCTCCTTCACCCCCGACGGCTACTTCCGCACCGGCGCCCTCGCACGGCGCACCCCGGACGGCGGCCTGGTGGTGACCGGCCGCCTCGAGGGGTTCCCGTCCGCTCCGTGA
- a CDS encoding SDR family oxidoreductase: MNEAKIALVTGANKGIGYAIAAGLGALGYRVGVGARDEARLGDAVGKLRAAGVDAFGVPLDVTSRRSVTEAAELLELEAGRLDVLVNNAGIPGEMGPGWAQDPTGLDLDVVRTVVETNVLGVIQVTNAMLPLLRRSRSPRIVNVSSGVGSLTRQADPDIEIGPVMAAYAPSKTFLNAVTVQYARQFAGTGILINAACPGLVATDFTGFHGTRTPEQGAATAIRLATLPDGGPSGSFFEDDGIIPW; encoded by the coding sequence ATGAATGAAGCGAAGATCGCGCTGGTGACCGGTGCGAACAAAGGTATTGGGTACGCAATCGCGGCCGGTCTCGGCGCCTTGGGATACCGCGTGGGCGTGGGAGCCCGTGACGAAGCCCGGCTGGGGGATGCTGTCGGGAAGCTGCGCGCTGCCGGGGTCGACGCGTTCGGCGTGCCGCTGGACGTGACCAGCCGACGCAGCGTCACCGAGGCCGCCGAACTGCTCGAGCTGGAGGCCGGGCGCCTCGACGTCCTGGTCAACAACGCCGGCATCCCGGGGGAGATGGGGCCGGGGTGGGCCCAGGATCCGACCGGCCTCGATCTCGACGTGGTCCGGACGGTGGTGGAGACCAACGTGCTGGGCGTCATCCAGGTGACCAACGCGATGCTGCCGCTCCTGCGGCGCTCCAGGTCGCCCCGCATAGTCAACGTCTCCAGCGGCGTCGGCTCCCTGACCCGGCAGGCGGACCCGGACATCGAGATCGGTCCGGTCATGGCGGCCTACGCGCCGTCGAAGACGTTCCTCAACGCCGTCACCGTGCAGTACGCCCGCCAGTTCGCCGGCACGGGCATCCTGATCAACGCCGCCTGCCCCGGCCTGGTCGCGACCGACTTCACCGGCTTCCACGGAACCCGCACCCCCGAGCAGGGCGCAGCCACGGCGATCCGGCTCGCCACGCTGCCGGACGGCGGCCCGAGCGGTTCGTTCTTCGAGGACGACGGGATCATCCCCTGGTGA
- a CDS encoding GntT/GntP/DsdX family permease, which produces MTGLSVETLAAAAPGPITSAGNTQLGIAVLAGIAVIVLLITRFELHAFLALTIGSLALGVFAGAPPAKTIAGFTAGLGATVAGVGVLIALGAILGKLLADSGGADEIVDTILARAKGRAMPWAMVLIASVIGLPLFFEVGIVLLIPVVLLVAKRGNYSLMRIGIPALAGLSVMHGLVPPHPGPLVAIDALHANLGVTLGLGVLVAIPTVIIAGPLFSRYAARWVDIPAPELMITERPSAESEHRPRFGATVFTVLLPVALMLVKAFVDIVVDDPADPVQRVTDVAGSPMIALLAAVLVGMFTLGRAAGFTRDRISATVDRSLAPIAGILLIVGAGGGFKQTLIDVGVGQMILDVSENWAVPTLLLAWLIAVAIRLATGSATVATISAAGLVAPLAADMSTTGTALLVLAIGAGSLFFSHVNDAGFWLVKEYFGMTVGQTLKTWSVMETIISVVGLGLVLLLSLVL; this is translated from the coding sequence GTGACCGGTCTCAGCGTCGAGACTCTGGCAGCGGCCGCCCCCGGACCGATCACCTCGGCCGGGAACACCCAGCTGGGGATAGCCGTCCTCGCGGGCATAGCCGTCATAGTCCTGCTCATCACCCGCTTCGAACTCCACGCCTTCCTGGCCCTGACGATCGGCTCGCTGGCCCTCGGGGTCTTCGCCGGCGCACCGCCCGCCAAGACGATCGCCGGCTTCACCGCCGGACTCGGCGCCACGGTCGCGGGCGTGGGCGTACTGATCGCGCTCGGCGCGATCCTCGGCAAGCTGCTGGCGGACTCGGGCGGCGCGGACGAGATCGTGGACACGATCCTCGCCCGCGCCAAGGGCCGGGCCATGCCGTGGGCGATGGTGCTGATCGCCTCGGTGATCGGGCTGCCGCTCTTCTTCGAGGTCGGCATCGTGCTGCTGATCCCGGTGGTGCTGCTGGTCGCCAAGCGGGGGAACTACTCCCTGATGCGGATCGGCATCCCGGCGCTGGCCGGCCTGTCGGTGATGCACGGGCTGGTTCCGCCGCATCCCGGACCCCTCGTCGCCATCGACGCGCTCCACGCGAACCTCGGGGTCACCCTCGGACTCGGGGTGCTCGTGGCCATCCCGACCGTGATCATCGCCGGGCCGCTGTTCTCGCGTTACGCGGCGCGGTGGGTGGACATCCCGGCACCGGAGCTCATGATCACGGAGCGCCCCTCGGCCGAGTCGGAACACCGCCCCCGGTTCGGGGCCACGGTGTTCACCGTGCTGCTCCCGGTGGCGCTGATGCTCGTCAAGGCCTTCGTCGACATCGTGGTCGACGACCCCGCCGACCCGGTGCAGCGCGTGACCGATGTCGCGGGCTCCCCGATGATCGCGCTGCTCGCGGCCGTCCTGGTGGGCATGTTCACCCTCGGCCGGGCGGCCGGCTTCACCCGGGACCGGATCTCGGCCACGGTGGACAGGTCCCTGGCCCCGATCGCGGGCATCCTGCTGATCGTGGGTGCGGGCGGTGGCTTCAAGCAGACACTGATCGACGTCGGCGTGGGTCAGATGATCCTGGACGTGTCCGAGAACTGGGCCGTGCCGACCCTGTTGCTGGCGTGGCTGATCGCCGTGGCCATCCGTCTGGCCACCGGGTCGGCGACGGTGGCCACCATTTCGGCGGCCGGGCTGGTGGCTCCGCTCGCGGCGGACATGTCCACCACCGGGACCGCACTGCTGGTCCTGGCCATCGGGGCCGGCTCGCTGTTCTTCAGCCATGTCAACGACGCCGGCTTCTGGCTGGTCAAGGAGTACTTCGGGATGACCGTCGGCCAGACCCTGAAGACGTGGTCGGTGATGGAGACCATCATCTCGGTGGTCGGCCTGGGCCTCGTGCTGCTGCTGTCACTGGTCCTGTAG
- a CDS encoding ABC transporter ATP-binding protein produces MDMEVTAWTSLHSAINAQQDRRPLSRAGLRRVASFARPHRRGLTLFLLLSVVTALLAVATPVLASRVVTAIVEGGDSSAVTRLALLIALIAVAEAGLGLLTRRLSATLGEGLILDLRTAVFDHVQRMPVAFFTRTRTGALVSRLNNDVIGAQRAFSNTLSGVVANTVTLLLTLTVMLSISWQITLLALVLLPVFVLPARRMGARMAAMQREASALNAAMGTQMTERFSAPGATLVKLFGRPADESAEFAARAARVRDIGIRTAMAQSAFITALTLVSALALALVYGLGGFYALRGSLDAGSVVALALLLTRLYAPLTALAGARVEVMSAMVSFERVFEILDLKPLIAQKPDARRVPQGPVAVEFDRVSFGYPAADKVSLASLEEVATLDARGGTQVLHEVSFRAEPGQMVALVGSSGAGKSTIAQLLPRLYDADAGAVRLGGIDVRDLTADSIRETLGMVTQDGHLFHESVRANLLLARPEASEEEIWEALRRSRLDGLVASLPDGLDTVVGERGYRLSGGERQRLTIARLLLARQRVVILDEATAHLDSTSEAAVQEALGEALAGRTAVVIAHRLSTVQAADLILVVEDGRIVERGTHTGLLAAGGRYEELYRTQFAVSGGEAPVPGA; encoded by the coding sequence ATGGACATGGAAGTCACCGCCTGGACCTCGCTGCACAGCGCGATCAACGCCCAGCAGGACCGCCGCCCGCTCTCCCGGGCCGGTCTGCGCCGCGTCGCCTCCTTCGCCCGTCCGCACCGCCGCGGGCTCACCCTCTTCCTCCTGCTGAGTGTGGTGACCGCGCTGCTCGCCGTGGCCACTCCGGTGCTCGCCAGCCGGGTCGTCACGGCCATCGTGGAAGGCGGCGACAGCTCCGCGGTCACCCGGCTGGCCCTGCTCATCGCGCTGATCGCGGTCGCGGAGGCCGGGCTCGGACTGCTGACCCGCAGACTCTCCGCCACCCTCGGCGAGGGGCTGATCCTGGATCTGCGGACGGCGGTCTTCGACCACGTCCAGCGGATGCCGGTCGCCTTCTTCACCCGGACCCGGACGGGTGCCCTGGTCAGCCGCCTCAACAACGATGTGATCGGCGCCCAGCGGGCCTTCAGCAACACCCTGTCGGGGGTGGTCGCCAATACCGTCACCCTGCTGCTGACCCTCACCGTGATGCTCAGCATCTCCTGGCAGATCACCCTGCTGGCGCTGGTGCTGCTGCCGGTGTTCGTGCTGCCGGCCCGCCGGATGGGGGCGCGGATGGCGGCGATGCAGCGGGAGGCCTCCGCGCTGAACGCCGCGATGGGCACCCAGATGACCGAGCGGTTCTCCGCCCCCGGCGCGACGCTGGTCAAGCTCTTCGGGCGGCCCGCCGACGAGTCCGCGGAGTTCGCGGCCCGGGCGGCGCGGGTGCGGGACATCGGGATCCGTACGGCGATGGCCCAGTCGGCCTTCATCACGGCCCTCACCCTGGTCTCGGCGCTGGCCCTCGCGCTCGTGTACGGGCTGGGCGGGTTCTACGCGCTGCGCGGTTCCCTGGACGCCGGTTCCGTCGTCGCCCTCGCCCTCCTCCTGACCCGCCTGTACGCCCCGCTGACCGCACTGGCCGGCGCCCGCGTCGAGGTGATGAGCGCGATGGTGAGCTTCGAGCGGGTCTTCGAGATCCTCGACCTGAAGCCGCTCATCGCCCAGAAGCCGGACGCCCGCCGGGTGCCGCAGGGGCCGGTGGCCGTGGAGTTCGACCGGGTCTCCTTCGGCTACCCGGCCGCCGACAAGGTCTCGCTCGCCTCGCTGGAGGAGGTCGCCACCCTGGACGCCCGGGGCGGTACGCAGGTGCTGCACGAGGTGTCCTTCCGGGCCGAGCCGGGTCAGATGGTGGCCCTGGTCGGGTCGTCCGGCGCCGGCAAGTCGACCATCGCGCAGCTGCTGCCGCGGCTGTACGACGCCGACGCGGGCGCGGTCCGGCTCGGCGGGATCGACGTACGGGACCTCACGGCCGACTCGATCCGCGAGACGCTCGGCATGGTCACCCAGGACGGGCACCTCTTCCACGAGTCGGTACGCGCCAACCTGCTGCTGGCCCGCCCGGAGGCCTCCGAGGAGGAGATCTGGGAGGCCCTGCGGCGCTCGCGGCTGGACGGGCTCGTCGCCTCGCTGCCGGACGGACTGGACACGGTGGTCGGGGAGCGCGGCTACCGGCTCTCGGGCGGGGAACGGCAGCGGCTGACCATCGCGCGGCTGCTGCTGGCCCGGCAGCGGGTGGTGATCCTCGACGAGGCCACCGCGCACCTGGATTCCACCTCGGAGGCCGCGGTGCAGGAGGCGCTGGGCGAGGCCCTGGCGGGCCGGACCGCGGTGGTGATCGCGCACCGGCTGTCGACCGTACAGGCGGCGGACCTGATCCTGGTGGTCGAGGACGGCCGGATCGTGGAACGGGGCACGCACACCGGGCTGCTGGCGGCGGGCGGGCGGTACGAGGAGCTGTACCGCACCCAGTTCGCGGTGTCGGGCGGCGAGGCACCGGTGCCGGGAGCATGA
- a CDS encoding HIT family protein: MDLEAYVERTRGGPCFVCAFLAGHPDYAHETVFEDEHHVAFLDRWPTLPGKVLVAPKAHIEHAVRDLDPAAYTRLMLVVREVALAVEDVFDSERTYLYALGSKQGNAHLHWHIAALPPGVPYERQQFHSLMTENGVLSPSPAEQAATAELLRAAVAARGALEPPR, translated from the coding sequence ATGGATCTCGAGGCCTACGTCGAACGGACGCGCGGCGGACCGTGCTTCGTCTGCGCCTTCCTCGCCGGGCATCCCGACTACGCGCACGAGACCGTCTTCGAGGACGAGCACCACGTGGCCTTCCTCGACCGCTGGCCCACGCTCCCCGGAAAGGTCCTGGTGGCGCCCAAGGCGCACATCGAGCACGCCGTGCGCGATCTGGACCCGGCGGCCTACACCCGGCTGATGCTCGTCGTACGGGAGGTCGCGCTCGCTGTCGAGGACGTCTTCGACAGCGAGCGGACCTACCTGTACGCGCTGGGGAGCAAGCAGGGCAACGCCCACCTGCACTGGCACATCGCGGCGCTGCCGCCCGGGGTTCCGTACGAACGGCAGCAGTTCCACTCCCTGATGACCGAGAACGGGGTCCTGTCGCCGTCGCCCGCGGAGCAGGCCGCCACGGCAGAGCTCCTGCGCGCGGCCGTCGCCGCGCGCGGAGCCCTCGAACCGCCGCGGTGA
- a CDS encoding VOC family protein yields the protein MDIKLELVAVPVTDVDRAKAFYEKLGFNADHDVTVSEDIRFVQLTPPGSACSIAIGKGLTRMTPGSLDNMQVVVTDIEEAYEDLRGRGVEVTEIQDLPWGSFVYFSDPDGNGWAVQQTTPRKPADPA from the coding sequence ATGGACATCAAACTGGAGCTCGTCGCGGTCCCCGTCACCGACGTGGACCGGGCCAAGGCCTTCTACGAGAAGCTCGGCTTCAACGCCGACCACGACGTCACCGTCAGCGAGGACATCCGCTTCGTCCAGCTGACCCCGCCGGGCTCGGCCTGCTCGATCGCGATCGGCAAGGGGCTGACCCGGATGACCCCGGGGTCGCTGGACAACATGCAGGTCGTCGTCACCGACATCGAGGAGGCGTACGAGGACCTGCGCGGCCGGGGGGTGGAGGTGACGGAGATCCAGGACCTGCCGTGGGGCTCCTTCGTCTACTTCTCCGACCCCGACGGCAACGGCTGGGCGGTCCAGCAGACCACGCCCCGCAAGCCGGCGGACCCCGCCTAG
- a CDS encoding gluconokinase: MSTQRVIVVMGVAGTGKTTVGQLLAEALGIPYAEGDAFHPAANVAKMSAGIPLDDADRWPWLDAIGEWIRNRAGLRGGVIAASCLKRAYRDRLRAAAPGAVFVHLAGERPLIERRMAERKGHFMPTSLLDSQFAALEPLQDDELGVVVDVSGSPEDITERALAALRQLPAHEN, from the coding sequence GTGAGCACCCAGCGCGTCATTGTGGTGATGGGCGTGGCCGGTACGGGCAAGACGACCGTGGGGCAACTGCTCGCCGAGGCCCTCGGCATTCCGTACGCGGAGGGCGACGCCTTCCACCCGGCGGCCAACGTCGCCAAGATGTCGGCCGGCATCCCGCTGGACGACGCGGACCGTTGGCCATGGCTGGACGCCATCGGCGAATGGATCCGCAACCGCGCCGGCCTGCGCGGTGGTGTGATCGCCGCCTCCTGCCTCAAGCGTGCCTACCGCGACCGGCTGCGCGCCGCTGCCCCCGGGGCCGTCTTCGTGCACCTCGCCGGTGAGCGCCCGCTGATCGAGAGGCGCATGGCGGAGCGCAAGGGCCACTTCATGCCGACCAGCCTGCTGGACTCCCAGTTCGCCGCGCTGGAGCCGCTCCAGGACGACGAACTCGGCGTCGTCGTCGACGTGTCCGGGTCCCCGGAAGACATCACCGAACGGGCGCTGGCCGCCCTGCGTCAACTCCCCGCACACGAGAACTGA
- a CDS encoding AMP-binding protein — MTQGSESVRFGKRTTDTVLHRFERWARDTPGARALIAGPEGLTYGELDARADRLAHRLLASGPLPPGALVAVGTARQTELIVALLAVLKAGGSYTVIDVESARSGRRQLAAAQPLVLLTDAAQHAALDNGGGPRVIRLDADAAAIGGPRTEQPADRPAGVSADISVDVSADAPADPPADRLPGAVAPPPGRTAAVLFTGAAEPRAVPVSQGTLLAAHEGWAEVARPTAQDRHLFTGGPDITAFAAGWTRALCSGGALVLSPRSAWKPEDIRAAVEADRVTVLHTDPAGAARLLIEDAEQGSLTPAAHLGADPACRSLRLLAVTGGRLYLDEQATLQVRLRPGARVLNVYGSAECAGIGTWFELPQLPHPLDDPERISLLGTAFPGFRAEVHGGEIRLVPPDGADAIPTGDLGLLREDGLLEYGGRLRDRITLPGGRWLDPYPVESAIRSHDGIGAVILKGVDGPRGPRRLVAYVAPPPGGRTGAVRVPLPDIEELRDHLAGKVLREESPRTVIRLRTLPRTAAGQEDRDALPLPILPAAAKAAGSKSGKYGAAAGTSEASAGCAAGCGGVGLGFVAMILTNFLWPGSTDLTGVPQPWAFLFSLLYLFECAAFGVGVVFLFGGRARMLRQRRSPSLTVAAHLAVSYLLLSWWPQDNLYRLAAKQDWPRQAALVYAFNIPLMIAGVVVAAYVVSKPADPFDFHDPVDDWPDR; from the coding sequence ATGACGCAGGGATCCGAGTCCGTACGCTTCGGCAAACGAACCACCGACACCGTCCTGCACCGCTTCGAGCGGTGGGCCCGGGACACCCCCGGGGCCCGTGCCCTCATCGCCGGCCCGGAGGGTCTCACCTACGGGGAACTGGACGCGCGCGCCGACCGGCTGGCGCACCGTCTGCTCGCCTCCGGCCCGCTGCCGCCCGGCGCACTCGTCGCCGTGGGCACCGCCCGGCAGACCGAACTGATCGTCGCCCTCCTCGCCGTCCTCAAGGCCGGCGGGTCCTACACCGTCATCGACGTGGAGAGCGCGCGCTCCGGGCGCCGGCAACTGGCCGCGGCCCAGCCCCTCGTCCTGCTGACCGATGCCGCCCAGCATGCCGCTCTCGACAACGGCGGCGGCCCCCGGGTGATCCGGCTCGACGCGGACGCCGCGGCGATCGGCGGGCCGCGCACCGAACAGCCGGCGGACCGGCCCGCGGGCGTATCCGCGGACATATCCGTGGACGTATCCGCGGACGCGCCCGCAGATCCGCCCGCGGACCGGCTTCCCGGGGCCGTCGCCCCGCCGCCCGGCCGCACCGCCGCGGTCCTGTTCACCGGGGCGGCCGAGCCGCGCGCGGTCCCCGTGAGTCAGGGGACGCTCCTCGCCGCCCACGAGGGCTGGGCCGAGGTGGCCCGGCCGACCGCGCAGGACCGGCACCTGTTCACGGGCGGTCCGGACATCACCGCCTTCGCCGCGGGCTGGACCCGGGCCCTGTGCTCGGGCGGCGCCCTCGTACTGTCCCCGCGTTCCGCCTGGAAGCCCGAAGACATCCGTGCGGCCGTCGAGGCCGACCGCGTCACCGTGCTGCACACCGACCCGGCCGGCGCCGCCCGACTGCTGATCGAGGACGCCGAACAGGGGAGCCTCACCCCGGCCGCCCATCTCGGGGCCGATCCGGCCTGCCGGTCCCTGCGGCTGCTCGCCGTCACGGGCGGCCGGCTCTACCTCGACGAGCAGGCGACCCTGCAGGTCCGGCTGCGCCCGGGCGCGCGCGTGCTCAACGTCTACGGCTCCGCGGAATGCGCCGGTATCGGCACCTGGTTCGAACTGCCCCAGCTGCCCCACCCGTTGGACGACCCGGAGCGGATCTCCCTGCTCGGCACCGCGTTCCCCGGCTTCCGGGCCGAGGTGCACGGCGGGGAGATCCGCCTCGTCCCGCCGGACGGCGCCGACGCGATACCGACCGGAGACCTCGGCCTCCTCCGCGAGGACGGGCTGCTGGAGTACGGCGGCCGGCTCCGGGACCGGATCACCCTGCCCGGCGGCCGCTGGCTCGACCCGTACCCCGTCGAATCCGCCATCCGCAGCCACGACGGCATCGGCGCGGTCATCCTGAAGGGGGTCGACGGCCCGCGCGGCCCGCGGCGGCTCGTCGCGTACGTGGCCCCACCGCCCGGCGGGCGGACCGGGGCCGTCAGGGTCCCGCTGCCGGACATCGAGGAGCTGCGCGACCACCTGGCGGGCAAGGTCCTCCGCGAGGAATCCCCGCGCACCGTCATCCGGCTGCGCACCCTGCCCCGCACCGCGGCGGGCCAGGAGGACCGGGACGCCCTGCCGCTGCCCATCCTGCCCGCTGCGGCGAAGGCTGCCGGAAGCAAGTCCGGCAAGTACGGGGCCGCCGCGGGCACGAGCGAAGCCTCGGCCGGCTGCGCGGCCGGCTGCGGGGGAGTCGGACTGGGCTTCGTCGCCATGATCCTGACGAACTTCCTCTGGCCCGGATCGACCGACCTCACCGGGGTGCCGCAGCCCTGGGCGTTCCTCTTCTCCCTGCTGTACCTGTTCGAGTGCGCCGCCTTCGGCGTCGGGGTGGTGTTCCTGTTCGGCGGCCGCGCCCGGATGCTGCGCCAGCGCCGCAGCCCTTCCCTCACCGTGGCCGCCCATCTGGCCGTGTCCTACCTGCTGCTGTCCTGGTGGCCGCAGGACAACCTCTACCGGCTGGCCGCCAAACAGGACTGGCCGCGCCAGGCCGCCCTCGTCTACGCCTTCAACATCCCGTTGATGATCGCGGGCGTCGTCGTCGCGGCCTACGTCGTCAGCAAGCCGGCCGACCCCTTCGACTTCCACGACCCCGTCGACGACTGGCCGGACCGCTGA